The Shewanella oneidensis MR-1 genome has a window encoding:
- a CDS encoding winged helix-turn-helix domain-containing protein: MKVQNQAIITFKNISPSNKMQCNAICCLSCGKCDNNIIPYIEKHSLSPSDAIEHVRNLNENAMRALCLLICNKYSSYDELIHHIWEGRIVGSGSLPVVIHEVRLFLKKCPSLKVVNVRTKGYMLVETN; this comes from the coding sequence ATGAAAGTTCAAAATCAAGCTATCATTACGTTTAAAAATATATCACCATCAAACAAGATGCAATGCAATGCTATCTGCTGCTTATCATGCGGAAAATGTGATAATAATATCATTCCTTATATTGAAAAGCATTCTTTATCTCCATCAGATGCAATAGAGCATGTTAGAAATCTTAATGAGAATGCCATGAGGGCACTTTGTTTATTAATATGCAATAAGTATTCATCTTACGATGAGCTAATTCATCATATTTGGGAAGGCCGTATTGTTGGCTCTGGTAGTTTGCCAGTTGTAATACATGAGGTCAGATTGTTTTTAAAAAAATGTCCATCTTTAAAGGTCGTGAATGTAAGAACAAAGGGGTACATGCTAGTCGAAACTAACTAG